Proteins from a single region of Drosophila bipectinata strain 14024-0381.07 unplaced genomic scaffold, DbipHiC1v2 scaffold_70, whole genome shotgun sequence:
- the LOC138927718 gene encoding putative ATP-dependent RNA helicase CG14443, giving the protein MRLKRSSSEDTSLKAVQPRSLTPPLNQILEKTKSAANSVSSSSEGRRSTTEDDSESSSERIFNSFYASWNKSHNKGSDASEKSRDSRRRSRLRDEHGYRSALRSTVIRVGSPRRRSRSKSMASNDSSPAAVSTTNTGPIAKPKRVPVPLVTLRIHGRWSRRRRLATTEEANNQVEIYRYKHEISVGSHDPRPIPKPVTTFRAAGFNEKLIKELEQQDFEESLPVQAQVVILVATREAAVQVQNCELVIATPGRLLDILTESDSDTDWSLSRRAKMIIASTLWSRGQERMARRFLGDYTLVRVGYTGNASYKLKTRQLKTVEILKEEEKLDQLKKELTDIYDGGKKPGKVVVYAERKKFFDELVAFTQDYLPCEGVHGGRTQVERDGIIQEFREVPTTSSWPRITRSIDGYVQRLARTGFSLSDACEVITFFTNENEKNSQTLVKILEESNQFVDPRLKEWARFNRFNPLDPPGKRGSSGRKRGGRGSKARRNRVRQRHRHKR; this is encoded by the exons ATGCGTTTGAAACGTTCCAGCAGCGAAGATACTAGCTTGAAAGCTGTGCAGCCGAGGTCCCTAACACCGCCATTGAACCAAATTCTGGAGAAAACCAAGTCCGCAGCCAATTCCGTGTCGAGTTCTAGTGAGGGGCGCCGCTCGACTACGGAAGACGATTCCGAGTCAAGTTCCG AAAGAATCTTCAATAGTTTCTACGCCTCCTGGAACAAAAGTCACAACAAAGGCTCTGATGCATCCGAGAAGTCACGAGATTCTCGCAGGCGTAGCCGCCTTCGGGATGAGCATGGCTATCGTAGTGCCCTCCGCAGCACCGTCATTCGTGTTGGCAGTCCCCGGCGCAGATCTCGCTCCAAGTCGATGGCATCCAATGACTCCAGTCCAGCAGCAGTCTCGACAACAAACACTGGTCCAATAGCAAAACCGAAAAGAGTTCCAGTTCCACTCGTAACTTTACGAATCCATGGAAGATGGAGCCGAAGACGTCGCTTAGCTACCACCGAGGAAGCCAACAATCAGGTGGAGATATATCGCTACAAGCACGAAATATCCGTGGGCAGTCACGATCCCAGGCCGATACCCAAGCCGGTGACTACGTTCCGTGCTGCAGGATTCAATGAGAAGCTCATCAAGGAGCTGGAGCAGCAGGATTTTGAGGAATCGCTTCCGGTGCAGGCACAGG TTGTCATCCTGGTTGCCACTCGTGAGGCCGCCGTCCAGGTCCAGAA CTGCGAATTGGTAATTGCCACCCCCGGCCGTCTACTGGACATCCTGACCGAGTCTGACTCCGATACGGACTGGAGC TTATCAAGAAGGGCGAAGATGATAATCGCCTCCACCTTGTGGTCCCGTGGACAGGAGCGTATGGCCCGGAGATTCCTAGGGGATTATACTCTGGTTCGTGTGGGTTATACTGGCAATGCCAGCTACAAGCTTAAAACTCGCCAGCTTAAAACTGTCGAAATTTTGAAAGAGGAGGAGAAGCTGGATCAACTTAAGAAGGAGCTGACGGATATTTACGATGGCGGCAAGAAACCGGGCAAGGTGGTGGTCTATGCGGAacgcaaaaaatttttcgacgAGCTGGTGGCCTTCACCCAGGACTATTTGCCGTGCGAAGGCGTCCACGGCGGACGTACTCAAGTGGAGCGCGACGGCATTATCCAGGAATTCCGTGAAGTTCCTACAACATCATCGTGGCCACGGATCACGCG CTCCATTGACGGCTATGTCCAGCGATTGGCTCGTACAGGCTTTTCCCTATCCGACGCCTGCGAGGTGATTACCTTTTTCACCAACGAGAACGAGAAAAACTCCCAGACTCTGGTCAAGATACTGGAGGAGTCCAACCAATTCGTCGATCCCCGCCTCAAGGAATGGGCCAGATTCAATCGATTCAACCCGCTAGATCCGCCCGGGAAAAGGGGCAGCAGCGGTCGCAAGAGAGGTGGACGCGGCTCCAAGGCCAGGAGGAATAGGGTTCGCCAGCGTCACAGACACAAACGCTAA